From Lysobacter auxotrophicus, the proteins below share one genomic window:
- a CDS encoding dipeptidyl-peptidase 3 family protein, which yields MPSFSQRPLVLACLAVVALAACQRANPPEAAPAAAAPAQSANATSYAAAHAGDYAVVPLKADLSRFDENTRRMIALLVEASEVTNDLYWKQSWEGDRAALLARAPDDDTRELVDINFGPWDRLNEDTPFIDGVGPRPPGGPFYPADMTKAEFEAAQLPDKTSNYTVLRRENGKLVTVAYHVAYKPELERIATLLREAAKLSADASFASYLNMRADALLNDDFRPSDMAWMDMKTNPVDIVIGPIETYEDQLFGYKAAYEGLVLIKDVEWSQKLARFASFLPALQKGLPVDAKYKAEMPGSDADLNAYQVVYYGGNANVGGKTIAINLPNDEEVQLKKGTRRLQLENVMRAKFDAILVPIANELIAKDQLKHVTFDAFFEDVMFHEVAHGLGIKKTLDGKGTVDEALKEYSSSFEEGKADILGLYMIDALSRQGELEQSKLMDGYVTFLAGILRSVRFGASDAHGKANMVRFNFFAERGAFTRDADGRYRVDFDKMREAMNALGAKLLTVQGDGDYAEAKRMTETMGTIKPELAADLARLKDAKIPVDIRFEQGLETLGLQEFSSRK from the coding sequence ATGCCCTCGTTCTCACAGCGTCCGCTCGTCCTGGCCTGCCTGGCCGTCGTCGCCCTCGCCGCCTGCCAGCGCGCCAACCCGCCGGAAGCCGCGCCTGCGGCGGCCGCGCCCGCGCAAAGCGCCAATGCGACGTCCTACGCCGCCGCGCACGCCGGCGACTACGCCGTGGTGCCGCTGAAGGCCGATCTCTCGCGCTTCGACGAGAACACCCGCCGCATGATCGCGTTGCTGGTGGAAGCCAGCGAAGTCACCAACGACCTGTACTGGAAGCAGTCCTGGGAAGGCGACCGCGCGGCGCTGCTGGCGCGCGCGCCCGACGACGACACGCGCGAGCTGGTCGACATCAACTTCGGCCCGTGGGATCGCCTGAACGAGGACACGCCCTTCATCGACGGCGTGGGCCCGCGCCCGCCCGGCGGCCCGTTCTACCCGGCCGACATGACCAAGGCCGAATTCGAGGCCGCGCAGCTGCCGGACAAGACCTCGAATTACACCGTGCTGCGCCGCGAGAACGGCAAGCTGGTCACCGTTGCGTATCACGTGGCGTACAAGCCCGAGCTCGAACGCATCGCGACGCTACTGCGCGAGGCCGCGAAACTCAGCGCCGACGCGTCCTTCGCCAGCTACCTGAACATGCGCGCCGACGCGCTGCTGAACGATGACTTCCGCCCCAGCGACATGGCGTGGATGGACATGAAGACCAATCCGGTCGACATCGTCATCGGTCCGATCGAAACCTACGAGGACCAGCTGTTCGGCTACAAGGCCGCGTACGAAGGACTGGTGCTGATCAAGGACGTCGAGTGGAGCCAGAAACTCGCGCGCTTCGCCAGCTTCCTTCCGGCGTTGCAGAAGGGCTTGCCGGTGGACGCGAAATACAAGGCCGAAATGCCGGGCTCGGACGCCGACCTCAACGCGTACCAGGTCGTCTATTACGGCGGCAACGCCAACGTCGGCGGCAAGACCATCGCGATCAACCTGCCCAACGACGAGGAAGTGCAGCTGAAGAAGGGCACGCGTCGCCTGCAGCTGGAGAACGTCATGCGCGCGAAGTTCGACGCGATCCTGGTGCCGATCGCCAACGAGCTGATCGCGAAGGACCAGCTCAAGCACGTCACCTTCGACGCGTTCTTCGAGGACGTGATGTTCCATGAGGTCGCGCACGGCCTGGGCATCAAGAAGACGCTCGACGGCAAGGGCACGGTCGATGAAGCGCTGAAGGAATATTCGTCGAGCTTCGAGGAAGGCAAGGCCGACATCCTCGGCCTGTACATGATCGATGCGCTCAGCCGCCAGGGCGAACTCGAACAGAGCAAGCTGATGGACGGCTACGTGACCTTCCTCGCCGGCATCCTGCGTTCGGTGCGCTTCGGCGCGAGCGATGCGCACGGCAAGGCGAACATGGTGCGCTTCAACTTCTTCGCCGAACGCGGCGCGTTCACGCGCGATGCCGACGGCCGCTACCGCGTCGACTTCGACAAGATGCGCGAGGCGATGAACGCGCTCGGCGCGAAGCTGCTCACCGTGCAGGGCGATGGCGACTACGCCGAGGCCAAGCGCATGACCGAAACGATGGGCACGATCAAGCCCGAACTGGCCGCGGACCTCGCGCGGTTGAAGGACGCGAAGATCCCGGTGGACATCCGCTTCGAGCAGGGGCTGGAGACGCTGGGCTTGCAGGAATTTTCGAGCAGGAAGTAG
- a CDS encoding DNA-3-methyladenine glycosylase I — protein sequence MSGYCDHAPGHPLHGPYHDTEYGFPQREEAVLFERLILEINQAGLSWETMLRKRDGFHRAYHGFNVDKVARYGDKDRERLLGDAGIIRNRLKVDAAIHNANVIRGLRASHGGFAQWLDAHLLDDAGKRRDKAGWIKLFKKTFRFTGGEITNEFLMSLGYLPGAHRDDCPVQKKILKLKPPLDPAWRRKL from the coding sequence ATGTCCGGCTACTGCGACCACGCCCCGGGCCACCCGCTCCACGGCCCGTACCACGACACCGAATACGGCTTCCCGCAACGCGAGGAAGCCGTGCTGTTCGAACGCCTGATCCTGGAGATCAACCAGGCCGGGCTGAGCTGGGAAACCATGCTGCGCAAGCGCGACGGCTTCCATCGCGCCTACCACGGCTTCAACGTCGACAAGGTCGCCAGGTACGGCGACAAGGATCGCGAGCGGCTGCTGGGCGATGCCGGCATCATCCGCAATCGCCTGAAGGTGGATGCCGCGATCCACAACGCGAACGTGATCCGCGGACTGCGTGCCTCGCATGGCGGCTTCGCGCAGTGGCTCGATGCGCACCTGCTCGACGATGCCGGGAAGCGTCGCGACAAGGCCGGCTGGATCAAGCTATTCAAGAAGACCTTCCGCTTCACCGGCGGCGAGATCACCAACGAGTTCCTGATGAGCCTGGGCTACCTGCCCGGCGCGCACCGCGACGATTGCCCGGTGCAGAAGAAGATCCTCAAGCTCAAGCCGCCGCTCGATCCGGCGTGGCGGCGCAAGCTCTGA
- a CDS encoding YqgE/AlgH family protein — protein sequence MSVTPTPLANQLLIALPALADSNFARSVALICQHDADGAMGIVVNRASEYTLGEVLGQMGLESGDETLRAQPVLAGGPVHPERGFVLHDGGMQWDSTMAITDHLFLTTSRDILEAMARGEGPDNAIVALGCAGWGSGQLEHELTENDWLTAPADAELLFELPLDARWQAAAGRIGVDFAHLADYAGHA from the coding sequence ATGTCCGTTACACCCACGCCACTGGCCAACCAGCTGCTGATCGCGCTGCCCGCGCTGGCCGACTCGAATTTCGCGCGCAGCGTGGCGCTGATCTGCCAGCACGACGCCGACGGTGCCATGGGCATCGTCGTGAACCGCGCATCGGAATACACGCTGGGCGAAGTGCTCGGCCAGATGGGCCTGGAGAGCGGCGACGAAACACTGCGCGCCCAGCCCGTGCTCGCGGGCGGCCCGGTGCATCCCGAGCGCGGTTTCGTGCTGCACGACGGCGGCATGCAGTGGGATTCGACGATGGCCATCACCGACCATCTGTTCCTCACCACCTCGCGCGACATCCTCGAAGCGATGGCGCGCGGCGAAGGCCCGGACAACGCGATCGTCGCGCTGGGCTGCGCCGGCTGGGGGTCGGGCCAGCTCGAACACGAGCTGACCGAGAACGACTGGCTCACCGCGCCGGCCGACGCCGAATTGCTGTTCGAGCTGCCGCTGGACGCGCGCTGGCAGGCGGCCGCCGGGCGCATCGGCGTCGATTTCGCGCACCTGGCCGACTACGCCGGTCACGCCTGA